In Helicoverpa zea isolate HzStark_Cry1AcR chromosome 3, ilHelZeax1.1, whole genome shotgun sequence, the following proteins share a genomic window:
- the LOC124646272 gene encoding inactive dipeptidyl peptidase 10 isoform X2 — MHATGHTDRSGGGGGGGSWRLPPDETLQVADPKSAKEEDLYQGDGHNWRSIIFSLMVISFVIAGIVTAIYLLGYVDELLYWSGRRMRLDEFLHGDLTGERLPTTWVSSHQLVYQADDGGLLALDTFNNTLSVLVTNHTLRQLNVRGYQCSPNLRYVLFQHNIKEVYRRTFTAHYTVYDVTNDHHIPLFGEGQRSWEWQHAAWLGDDGSLLLAADNEVLARPGPPARRAPLLRLTTDASPGGVYNGVSDFLYQEEVTKTPSATWGSADGTLVLYVQYDDRAVSELRMPRIADSIGGAGAARAGFLQLPTNNASAHIVFPDQVTVRYPTPGSSIPKVKLWIVSVQNATSPPRWEVRPPSTLDGMEYYLISAQWVGKDNSHVGVVWMNRAQNLTVYSSCYAPNWTCTETHSEKATEEPWLEVHQQPVYSEDGSAFLLLAAVQEGGGQYYTHIKHVDVLRQRMAVLSHGKVEVAEILAWDQENHLVYYLGSADRPGQRQVYVVRDPSYGGGSNSVKARAEREEPRCLTCELAVWPARLHYANCSFWRATFSPARPRLGITHYVLECGGPGPPLAGLHDARTHKLERILYDTRPYRSVRLRELALPTRRSFEVALGSGSKARVQLLLPPSWREELRDAAFPVLVHVDGRPGSQQVTEEFLVDWGSYMSSRNDVVYVKLDVAGARGLPRALLRGRLGGVEVADQLAVIRYLLETFKFLDVTRVAVWGWGYGGYVTAMLLGSQQSTLKCGIAVSPITDWLYYNAAFTERILGQPSVNYKGYVEADASQRAHHVPAHALYLVHGLADLSAPYPHALQLARALTDAGVLFRYQAYADEGHDLKGVIEHVYRSMEDYLRECLSLDPEDTKLPPPDR; from the exons ATGCACGCCACCGGCCACACGGACCgctcgggcggcggcggcggcggcggctcctGGCGCCTCCCGCCCGACGAGACCCTACAAGTCGCCGACCCCAAGTCCGCCAAGGAAGAG GACTTATACCAAGGAGATGGCCACAACTGGCGGAGCATCATATTTTCTTTGATGGTCATCAGTTTTGTCATAGCTGGTATTGTCACAGCTATTTATCTATTGGG GTATGTGGACGAGTTACTGTACTGGTCGGGTCGTCGCATGCGCCTGGACGAGTTCCTGCACGGGGACCTGACGGGCGAGCGGCTGCCGACCACGTGGGTGAGCTCGCACCAGCTCGTGTACCAGGCCGACGACGGCGGCTTGCTGGCGCTCGATACCTTCAACAACACGCTCTCTGTTCTCGTCACCAATCATACATTA AGGCAGCTAAATGTGCGAGGCTACCAGTGCTCTCCGAACTTGCGCTACGTGCTCTTTCAACACAATATCAAAGAG GTTTACCGACGAACGTTTACTGCGCACTACACCGTTTATGACGTCACAAATGA CCACCACATCCCGTTGTTCGGCGAGGGTCAGCGCAGCTGGGAGTGGCAGCACGCGGCGTGGCTCGGCGATGACGGCTCGCTGCTGCTGGCGGCCGACAACGAGGTGCTGGCCAGGCCCGGTCCGCCCGCCCGCCGAGCGCCCCTGCTACGGCTCACCACCGACGCCTCGCCTGGAGGAGTCTACAATGGCGTGTCCGATTTTCTCTATCAAG AGGAGGTGACGAAAACGCCATCGGCGACATGGGGCTCCGCGGACGGGACTCTGGTGCTGTACGTGCAGTACGACGACCGCGCGGTCTCCGAGCTTCGCATGCCTCGCATCGCCGACAGCatcggcggcgcgggcgcggcgcgggccgGCTTCCTGCAGCTGCCCACCAACAACGCCTCGGCGCACATTGTCTTCCCCGACCAAGTCACTGTCAGATATCCCACG CCTGGCAGTTCGATACCAAAGGTAAAGTTATGGATAGTAAGTGTTCAAAACGCAACCTCACCGCCGAGATGGGAAGTGAGGCCTCCAAGTACGTTAGATGgaat GGAATATTATCTCATATCAGCCCAGTGGGTGGGCAAAGACAATTCTCATGTAGGTGTAGTGTGGATGAATCGAGCGCAAAACCTTACAGTTTATAGCAGTTGTTATGCTCCGAATTGGACTTGCACGGAG ACTCATTCAGAAAAAGCGACAGAAGAGCCATGGCTAGAGGTGCACCAACAGCCGGTGTACTCAGAGGACGGGAGTGCGTTCCTCCTCCTAGCCGCGGTGCAGGAGGGGGGAGGCCAGTACTACACGCACATCAAACACGTGGACGTGCTGCGCCAGCGCATGGCGGTACTCTCGCACGGGAAGGTCGAAGTCGCCGAGATCCTGGCATGGGACCAGGAGAAccatttagtttattatttag GCAGTGCAGACAGGCCTGGTCAGAGACAGGTGTACGTAGTTAGAGACCCGAGCTACGGCGGCGGCAGTAACTCGGTGAAGGCGCGGGCGGAGCGCGAGGAGCCGCGGTGCCTGACGTGCGAGCTGGCGGTGTGGCCGGCGCGGCTGCACTACGCCAACTGTTCCTTCTGGCGCGCCACCTTCTCACCAGCGAGGCCGAGGCTGGGTATCACGCACTACGTGCTCGAGTGCGGGGGACCCGGCCCGCCGCTTGCTGGACTGCACGACGCTAGGACTCATAAGCTAGAGAGAATATTATATGACACGAGGCCTTATAG ATCAGTACGACTACGCGAATTAGCGCTGCCGACGCGGCGGTCCTTCGAGGTGGCGCTGGGCAGCGGCTCCAAAGCGCGGGTGCAGCTCCTACTGCCGCCGTCCTGGAGGGAGGAGCTAAGAGACGCTGCCTTCCCTGTGCTTGTTCATGT CGACGGCAGGCCGGGCAGCCAGCAAGTGACTGAGGAGTTCCTTGTAGACTGGGGCTCGTACATGTCGTCCCGCAATGACGTGGTGTACGTCAAGTTGGACGTGGCGGGCGCCAGGGGACTGCCCAGAGCGCTGCTGCGAGGCCGCCTCGGAGGGGTGGAGGTCGCTGACCAGTTGGCTGTTATTAG ATATTTATTAGAAACGTTCAAATTCCTGGACGTGACGCGCGTGGCGGTGTGGGGCTGGGGCTACGGCGGCTACGTGACCGCCATGCTGCTGGGCTCTCAGCAGTCTACCCTCAAGTGCGGCATAGCTGTCTCGCCCATCACTGACTGGCTGTACTATA ACGCGGCGTTCACGGAGCGCATCCTGGGCCAGCCGTCAGTGAACTACAAGGGCTACGTGGAGGCGGACGCGTCGCAGCGCGCGCACCACGTGCCGGCGCACGCGCTGTACCTCGTGCACGGGCTCGCCGACCTGTCCGCGCCCTACCCGCACGCGCTGCAGCTCGCCAGGGCGCTCACTGATGCTGGCGTGCTGTTTAGATATCAG GCGTACGCCGACGAAGGTCACGACCTAAAAGGGGTGATCGAGCACGTGTACCGTTCCATGGAGGACTACCTCCGCGAGTGCCTCTCCCTCGACCCCGAGGACACCAAGCTACCGCCgcccgacagatag
- the LOC124646272 gene encoding inactive dipeptidyl peptidase 10 isoform X1: MHATGHTDRSGGGGGGGSWRLPPDETLQVADPKSAKEEDLYQGDGHNWRSIIFSLMVISFVIAGIVTAIYLLGYVDELLYWSGRRMRLDEFLHGDLTGERLPTTWVSSHQLVYQADDGGLLALDTFNNTLSVLVTNHTLRQLNVRGYQCSPNLRYVLFQHNIKEVYRRTFTAHYTVYDVTNDHHIPLFGEGQRSWEWQHAAWLGDDGSLLLAADNEVLARPGPPARRAPLLRLTTDASPGGVYNGVSDFLYQEEVTKTPSATWGSADGTLVLYVQYDDRAVSELRMPRIADSIGGAGAARAGFLQLPTNNASAHIVFPDQVTVRYPTPGSSIPKVKLWIVSVQNATSPPRWEVRPPSTLDGIFMFSREYYLISAQWVGKDNSHVGVVWMNRAQNLTVYSSCYAPNWTCTETHSEKATEEPWLEVHQQPVYSEDGSAFLLLAAVQEGGGQYYTHIKHVDVLRQRMAVLSHGKVEVAEILAWDQENHLVYYLGSADRPGQRQVYVVRDPSYGGGSNSVKARAEREEPRCLTCELAVWPARLHYANCSFWRATFSPARPRLGITHYVLECGGPGPPLAGLHDARTHKLERILYDTRPYRSVRLRELALPTRRSFEVALGSGSKARVQLLLPPSWREELRDAAFPVLVHVDGRPGSQQVTEEFLVDWGSYMSSRNDVVYVKLDVAGARGLPRALLRGRLGGVEVADQLAVIRYLLETFKFLDVTRVAVWGWGYGGYVTAMLLGSQQSTLKCGIAVSPITDWLYYNAAFTERILGQPSVNYKGYVEADASQRAHHVPAHALYLVHGLADLSAPYPHALQLARALTDAGVLFRYQAYADEGHDLKGVIEHVYRSMEDYLRECLSLDPEDTKLPPPDR; encoded by the exons ATGCACGCCACCGGCCACACGGACCgctcgggcggcggcggcggcggcggctcctGGCGCCTCCCGCCCGACGAGACCCTACAAGTCGCCGACCCCAAGTCCGCCAAGGAAGAG GACTTATACCAAGGAGATGGCCACAACTGGCGGAGCATCATATTTTCTTTGATGGTCATCAGTTTTGTCATAGCTGGTATTGTCACAGCTATTTATCTATTGGG GTATGTGGACGAGTTACTGTACTGGTCGGGTCGTCGCATGCGCCTGGACGAGTTCCTGCACGGGGACCTGACGGGCGAGCGGCTGCCGACCACGTGGGTGAGCTCGCACCAGCTCGTGTACCAGGCCGACGACGGCGGCTTGCTGGCGCTCGATACCTTCAACAACACGCTCTCTGTTCTCGTCACCAATCATACATTA AGGCAGCTAAATGTGCGAGGCTACCAGTGCTCTCCGAACTTGCGCTACGTGCTCTTTCAACACAATATCAAAGAG GTTTACCGACGAACGTTTACTGCGCACTACACCGTTTATGACGTCACAAATGA CCACCACATCCCGTTGTTCGGCGAGGGTCAGCGCAGCTGGGAGTGGCAGCACGCGGCGTGGCTCGGCGATGACGGCTCGCTGCTGCTGGCGGCCGACAACGAGGTGCTGGCCAGGCCCGGTCCGCCCGCCCGCCGAGCGCCCCTGCTACGGCTCACCACCGACGCCTCGCCTGGAGGAGTCTACAATGGCGTGTCCGATTTTCTCTATCAAG AGGAGGTGACGAAAACGCCATCGGCGACATGGGGCTCCGCGGACGGGACTCTGGTGCTGTACGTGCAGTACGACGACCGCGCGGTCTCCGAGCTTCGCATGCCTCGCATCGCCGACAGCatcggcggcgcgggcgcggcgcgggccgGCTTCCTGCAGCTGCCCACCAACAACGCCTCGGCGCACATTGTCTTCCCCGACCAAGTCACTGTCAGATATCCCACG CCTGGCAGTTCGATACCAAAGGTAAAGTTATGGATAGTAAGTGTTCAAAACGCAACCTCACCGCCGAGATGGGAAGTGAGGCCTCCAAGTACGTTAGATGgaat ATTTATGTTTTCCAGGGAATATTATCTCATATCAGCCCAGTGGGTGGGCAAAGACAATTCTCATGTAGGTGTAGTGTGGATGAATCGAGCGCAAAACCTTACAGTTTATAGCAGTTGTTATGCTCCGAATTGGACTTGCACGGAG ACTCATTCAGAAAAAGCGACAGAAGAGCCATGGCTAGAGGTGCACCAACAGCCGGTGTACTCAGAGGACGGGAGTGCGTTCCTCCTCCTAGCCGCGGTGCAGGAGGGGGGAGGCCAGTACTACACGCACATCAAACACGTGGACGTGCTGCGCCAGCGCATGGCGGTACTCTCGCACGGGAAGGTCGAAGTCGCCGAGATCCTGGCATGGGACCAGGAGAAccatttagtttattatttag GCAGTGCAGACAGGCCTGGTCAGAGACAGGTGTACGTAGTTAGAGACCCGAGCTACGGCGGCGGCAGTAACTCGGTGAAGGCGCGGGCGGAGCGCGAGGAGCCGCGGTGCCTGACGTGCGAGCTGGCGGTGTGGCCGGCGCGGCTGCACTACGCCAACTGTTCCTTCTGGCGCGCCACCTTCTCACCAGCGAGGCCGAGGCTGGGTATCACGCACTACGTGCTCGAGTGCGGGGGACCCGGCCCGCCGCTTGCTGGACTGCACGACGCTAGGACTCATAAGCTAGAGAGAATATTATATGACACGAGGCCTTATAG ATCAGTACGACTACGCGAATTAGCGCTGCCGACGCGGCGGTCCTTCGAGGTGGCGCTGGGCAGCGGCTCCAAAGCGCGGGTGCAGCTCCTACTGCCGCCGTCCTGGAGGGAGGAGCTAAGAGACGCTGCCTTCCCTGTGCTTGTTCATGT CGACGGCAGGCCGGGCAGCCAGCAAGTGACTGAGGAGTTCCTTGTAGACTGGGGCTCGTACATGTCGTCCCGCAATGACGTGGTGTACGTCAAGTTGGACGTGGCGGGCGCCAGGGGACTGCCCAGAGCGCTGCTGCGAGGCCGCCTCGGAGGGGTGGAGGTCGCTGACCAGTTGGCTGTTATTAG ATATTTATTAGAAACGTTCAAATTCCTGGACGTGACGCGCGTGGCGGTGTGGGGCTGGGGCTACGGCGGCTACGTGACCGCCATGCTGCTGGGCTCTCAGCAGTCTACCCTCAAGTGCGGCATAGCTGTCTCGCCCATCACTGACTGGCTGTACTATA ACGCGGCGTTCACGGAGCGCATCCTGGGCCAGCCGTCAGTGAACTACAAGGGCTACGTGGAGGCGGACGCGTCGCAGCGCGCGCACCACGTGCCGGCGCACGCGCTGTACCTCGTGCACGGGCTCGCCGACCTGTCCGCGCCCTACCCGCACGCGCTGCAGCTCGCCAGGGCGCTCACTGATGCTGGCGTGCTGTTTAGATATCAG GCGTACGCCGACGAAGGTCACGACCTAAAAGGGGTGATCGAGCACGTGTACCGTTCCATGGAGGACTACCTCCGCGAGTGCCTCTCCCTCGACCCCGAGGACACCAAGCTACCGCCgcccgacagatag